In one Tripterygium wilfordii isolate XIE 37 chromosome 22, ASM1340144v1, whole genome shotgun sequence genomic region, the following are encoded:
- the LOC119990781 gene encoding uncharacterized protein At1g15400-like codes for MAGLQRSAISFRRQGSSGIVFDDRILTGEVQIPQSTDRKPPQEEQKEVIDAKDMKPARPTISTIDRSRSNGGGRGYRTGKASPAVEPPSPRISACGCFGNTGKSSKRPRAGKRRSR; via the coding sequence ATGGCTGGTCTACAAAGATCTGCAATTTCATTTAGGAGGCAAGGCTCGTCTGGTATTGTGTTTGACGATAGAATCTTGACCGGAGAAGTACAAATTCCACAATCGACTGACAGAAAACCACcacaagaagaacaaaaagaagtaaTTGATGCCAAAGATATGAAGCCAGCGAGACCGACAATCAGCACCATCGATAGAAGCCGATCCAACGGCGGAGGACGGGGCTACAGAACCGGAAAGGCGTCTCCCGCAGTTGAGCCTCCGTCGCCGAGAATCTCCGCATGTGGCTGTTTCGGAAATACAGGGAAGAGTAGTAAACGACCTAGAGCTGGTAAGCGTAGATCCCGATAG
- the LOC119990624 gene encoding biotin carboxyl carrier protein of acetyl-CoA carboxylase isoform X2 encodes MASCGLGASNVKLLKLDFGRSRVGNVQQRNDLGAWFGQRPSKHARLTMSRHSDKPQRVRCSPSLVAETATSLADGDKDTKSSPLTSQLIPNSSEVESLLTEICNTTSVAEFELNLGGFRLYVLRDLAAKDLPPPPPSPAPVSVNTTAESPNSNEPVSTQSLALVKPATSSVRIQTFLERAADEGLVILPSPKVGFFRRSRTIKGKRAPPSCKEKQIVKEGQVVCYIEQLGGEIPIESDVSGEVIKILPKDGDPIGYGDALVAILPSFPGIKKLQ; translated from the exons GTGGCTTAGGAGCTTCAAATGTTAAGCTCTTGAAGTTAGACTTTGGTAGATCAAGAGTTGGTAACGTACAACAAAGGAATGACTTGGGAGCATGGTTTGGCCAGAGACCATCGAAACATGCAAGGTTGACTATGTCGCGGCATTCTGATAAACCGCAGAGAGTACGTTGCTCTCCATCGCTGGTAGCTGAGA CTGCTACAAGTTTGGCTGATGGTGACAAAGATACTAAATCATCTCCTTTGACAAGCCAGCTCATTCCAAATTCATCTGAG GTGGAATCTCTTCTTACAGAAATATGCAATACAACTTCGGTTGCAGAATTTGAATTGaat CTTGGTGGATTTCGGCTATATGTGCTGAGGGACTTGGCTGCGAAAGATttacctccacctcctcctagTCCTGCTCCTGTCAGCGTAAATACTACTGCGGAGTCACCCAATTCCAATGAGCCAGTTTCTACTCAATCTTTGGCTCTTGTCAAACCTGCAACTTCTTCTGTGAGGATTCAGACATTTCTTGAGAGAGCTGCAGATGAAGGCTTGGTAATTCTCCCATCTCCAAAG GTGGGGTTTTTCAGGAGATCTCGGACTATCAAGGGAAAGCGTGCTCCACCTTCGTGCAAAGAG AAGCAAATAGTGAAGGAGGGTCAAGTGGTTTGCTACATTGAACAGCTTGGTGGTGAAATTCCAATTGAG TCGGATGTGTCTGGAGAGGTCATCAAAATACTACCCAAAGATGGGG ATCCTATTGGATATGGTGACGCGCTTGTTGCAATTCTTCCATCTTTTCCTGGTATTAAAAAGCTTCAGTAG
- the LOC119991333 gene encoding O-fucosyltransferase 13 isoform X2, whose protein sequence is MESNGYIRVDCYGGLNQMRRDLCDGVGVARLLNATLVLPKFQVAAYWNESSGFADVFDVDYFIQQLNGFVKVVKELPSEIASKEPFHVDCSKRKGQFDYVESVLPSLIEHRFISLTPQVVQRRDRYPKYAKAALCQACYSALRLTKSLEKKGSELHQAIPKPFLSLHLRFEPDMVAYSQCEYAGLSPASMEAIEAARGDDRKPWTGELARIWRKRGKCPLTPNETALTLQALSIPTNTHIYLAAGDGIMEIEGLTSVYSNVVTKAALLSNEDFTTMHGNTKAALDYYVSINSDSYVATYFGNMDKMVAAMRAFKGLNKTLFLSRKAFAELTFQGLKGEELMQALWEAHKEDFERGRGSALPDCFCEFKL, encoded by the exons ATGGAAAGTAATGGTTATATACGTGTGGATTGCTATGGTGGACTCAATCAGATGAGAAGAGAT TTGTGTGATGGTGTTGGAGTGGCGCGTCTTTTGAATGCGACATTAGTTTTGCCAAAATTTCAAGTGGCAGCATATTGGAATGAATCAAG TGGGTTTGCAGATGTATTTGATGTTGATTACTTCATTCAACAGTTGAATGGCTTCGTAAAAGTTGTCAAAGAATTGCCTTCAGAAATTGCATCAAAAGAACCGTTTCATGTTGACTGTAGCAAACGCAAAGGCCAGTTTGACTACGTTGAAAGTGTGCTTCCATCCCTAATCGAACATCGTTTCATTTCACTAACACCACAAGTGGTTCAAAGGAGAGACAG GTACCCCAAATATGCAAAAGCTGCACTTTGTCAAGCTTGTTACAGTGCATTACGCCTCACTAAATCCTTGGAGAAGAAAGGCTCTGAGCTTCATCAAGCTATACCCAAACCCTTTCTCTCACTTCACCTTCGGTTTGAACCTGACATGGTAGCGTACAGCCAGTGTGAGTATGCTGGCCTTTCTCCTGCCTCCATGGAAGCTATTGAAGCTGCACGAGGAGATGATAGAAAACCATGGACTGGTGAGTTAGCCCGCATATGGAGAAAACGAGGGAAATGTCCTCTTACCCCTAATGAGACAGCCCTAACACTTCAGGCACTTTCTATCCCtacaaacacacatatatatcttgcCGCAGGGGATGGCATAATGGAAATTGAAGGACTAACTTCAGTTTACTCAAATGTAGTCACCAAAGCTGCCCTACTTAGTAATGAGGATTTCACTACCATGCATGGTAACACAAAAGCTGCCTTGGATTATTACGTATCTATTAACAGCGATTCATACGTGGCAACTTATTTTGGGAACATGGATAAGATGGTTGCGGCTATGCGAGCTTTCAAGGGGTTGAATAAAACTCTTTTTTTAAGCAGAAAAGCTTTTGCAGAGCTTACTTTTCAGGGTTTGAAAGGAGAGGAGTTGATGCAGGCATTGTGGGAGGCTCACAAAGAAGATTTTGAAAGAGGAAGAGGTTCTGCCTTGCCCGACTGCTTCTGCGAATTCAAATTGTAA
- the LOC119990755 gene encoding F-box only protein 6-like isoform X3: MWNCLPFDLLSKIFSLLAPDSLARARSVCGHWHESGKLNPLTTTRNFPAWFVGMPARNRGQYCYIHNPGMDTWHELHLNFLPDPVRYVASVDSLILLKYSHSTILKLGLCNPFTRQFRQLPLLNVARTNPAVGVLVMGRGPFPFFQVYVAGGMSDLPSGSATYESTLEMYNSRNDTWQIVGSMPMEFAVRLTVWTPNECVYSNGVLYWMTSARAYSVMGFEIGPNIWIELRVPMADRLEFAALVERNGRLTLVGGTCGSDACVWELSEGYSWVLIDKVPIELSVKLVGDKRNWCGAKCVGSKGAICLYRDLGSGMIVWREVGENGMWEWNWVDGCCFVRGKQVHNMQIKGVLLYPDLATSCNEMCK, encoded by the coding sequence ATGTGGAACTGCCTTCCCTTCGATCTCCTGTCCAAAATCTTCTCTTTGCTCGCTCCAGACTCTCTGGCGCGTGCGAGGTCAGTTTGTGGGCATTGGCACGAGTCTGGAAAGTTGAATCCTTTAACGACGACCCGGAATTTCCCGGCATGGTTTGTGGGGATGCCCGCCCGGAATCGAGGTCAGTACTGCTACATTCACAATCCGGGTATGGATACTTGGCATGAACTCCATCTCAACTTCTTACCCGACCCGGTAAGGTATGTTGCCTCTGTTGATAGTCTTATCCTCTTAAAATACTCGCATTCGACAATTCTTAAATTGGGTTTATGTAATCCGTTCACAAGGCAGTTCCGGCAGCTGCCATTATTGAACGTCGCCAGAACTAACCCAGCTGTGGGAGTTCTGGTCATGGGCCGAGGCCCATTTCCCTTTTTCCAAGTCTACGTGGCTGGTGGGATGTCTGATTTGCCATCTGGCAGCGCCACATATGAGTCCACATTAGAAATGTACAACTCCAGGAATGACACGTGGCAAATAGTTGGATCCATGCCCATGGAGTTCGCGGTAAGGCTAACGGTTTGGACTCCCAATGAGTGTGTGTACTCAAACGGGGTACTCTATTGGATGACCTCAGCCCGGGCCTATAGCGTAATGGGCTTCGAGATTGGGCCGAATATATGGATCGAGCTTCGTGTGCCAATGGCAGACCGGCTCGAGTTTGCGGCCCTAGTAGAGCGCAATGGGAGGTTGACACTTGTCGGCGGCACGTGTGGGAGTGACGCTTGTGTTTGGGAGTTAAGTGAGGGATATAGTTGGGTTTTAATTGATAAGGTGCCAATTGAGTTGAGTGTGAAGCTTGTGGGGGATAAGAGAAATTGGTGTGGTGCTAAATGTGTTGGAAGCAAAGGTGCAATTTGTTTGTATAGGGACCTTGGATCAGGAATGATTGTTTGGAGAGAAGTTGGAGAGAATGGTATGTGGGAGTGGAATTGGGTAGATGGGTGTTGTTTTGTTAGAGGGAAACAAGTGCATAATATGCAAATAAAAGGTGTGCTTTTGTACCCTGATCTTGCTACCTCATGTAATGAAATGTGCAAATGA
- the LOC119990936 gene encoding pentatricopeptide repeat-containing protein At1g52640, mitochondrial-like: MAIRSLFSKTRPLHTLLHSLRISSPRNRCYCSSTAPLYSSPPSPDLVNEISRILSDHRNPHHDLEHSLSAFSSQISSDLVEQVLKRCKNIGFSAHRFFIWARGISGFEHSIESCRILIDILGSSKQFAILWDFLIEMRDSECCEISPEIFWLIFRAYSKADSPRDAIRAFNRMVEFGVKPCIRDLDQLLFVLCKRKHVKDAQEFFDKVKLYFEPSVKTYSIMVRGWGDIGESSEARNLFDEMLHRGCVADAPAYNSLLESLCKGGNVDEAYEMLAKMRSNGIKPDACTYSTFIRAYCEANDIHSVFRVLDSMRRYNLVPNVFTYNCIIKKLCKNDKVDEAYQLLDEMIERQVKPDTWSYNAIQAHHCDRSEVNGALRLISRMEKENCMPDRHTYNMVLKLLVRVGRFDRATEVWEGMGERGFYPSVSTYAVMIHGLCKKRGKLEEACKYFEIMIDEGLPPYSSTVELLRNRLIGLGFLDDIEILAEKMEQSTSCSIQELARAMRGNKSFRRSRREETELESD; this comes from the coding sequence ATGGCTATTAGATCCCTCTTCTCGAAGACGAGACCGTTACACACTCTATTGCACTCTCTTCGCATATCTTCGCCCCGAAATCGCTGCTACTGTTCTTCTACTGCTCCACTGTACTCAAGCCCACCGTCCCCAGATCTTGTAAACGAGATCTCTCGCATCCTCAGCGACCACAGAAACCCACACCACGACTTGGAGCACTCTCTTAGCGCCTTCTCATCACAAATTTCCTCAGACTTGGTTGAACAAGTCTTAAAACGCTGCAAGAATATCGGCTTCTCTGCCCATAGATTCTTTATCTGGGCTAGGGGAATTTCAGGTTTTGAGCACAGTATCGAGAGCTGCCGCATTTTGATAGATATCTTGGGCAGCAGCAAGCAATTCGCTATATTATGGGATTTCTTGATAGAAATGAGAGACAGTGAGTGTTGCGAAATAAGCCCTGAAATTTTCTGGCTCATTTTTAGGGCGTATAGTAAAGCTGATTCACCACGCGATGCCATTCGTGCTTTTAATAGGATGGTTGAGTTTGGTGTCAAGCCCTGTATCCGTGATCTTGATCAGCTGTTGTTTGTGCTATGCAAAAGGAAGCATGTGAAGGATGCCCAAGAGTTCTTTGATAAAGTGAAATTATATTTTGAGCCTAGCGTTAAAACTTATAGCATTATGGTCCGGGGCTGGGGTGATATTGGGGAATCATCGGAGGCACGTAACTTGTTCGACGAAATGCTTCACCGAGGATGTGTTGCCGATGCACCTGCGTACAATAGCTTGTTGGAGAGTTTGTGCAAAGGAGGAAATGTGGATGAGGCATATGAGATGTTGGCGAAAATGAGGTCGAATGGCATCAAGCCGGATGCTTGTACTTATTCAACATTTATTCGTGCATATTGTGAAGCGAATGATATTCATTCAGTATTTAGGGTGCTTGATAGCATGAGGAGGTACAATCTTGTGCCCAATGTGTTTACTTACAATTGTATCATCAAAAAGCTTTGCAAGAATGATAAGGTGGACGAGGCTTATCAACTTTTAGATGAGATGATTGAGAGGCAAGTTAAGCCGGATACGTGGAGTTACAATGCAATTCAGGCTCATCATTGTGATCGCAGCGAGGTCAATGGTGCTCTTAGGTTGATTTCTAGAATGGAGAAAGAAAATTGCATGCCTGATAGGCATACTTACAATATGGTTCTCAAATTGCTAGTAAGAGTGGGCAGATTTGATAGGGCAACAGAAGTTTGGGAGGGCATGGGAGAGAGAGGATTTTATCCTTCAGTTTCAACATATGCTGTCATGATACATGGCTTATGTAAGAAGAGAGGTAAGCTAGAGGAAGCCTGTAAATACTTTGAGATAATGATTGATGAAGGTTTACCACCTTATTCTTCTACAGTTGAGTTATTGAGGAACCGGCTAATAGGATTAGGATTTTTGGACGATATTGAAATACTTGCGGAGAAGATGGAGCAAAGCACATCTTGTTCCATACAGGAGCTGGCAAGGGCAATGAGAGGTAACAAGTCTTTTAGGAGATCAAGAAGGGAAGAAACAGAGCTTGAAAGTGACTGA
- the LOC119991942 gene encoding metallothiol transferase FosB-like — protein MKDNMRNPFHLKSLNHISLLCRSVEESIDFYQNVLGFVPIRRPGSFDFDGAWLFGYGIGIHLLQSEDPEKMPKKHEINPKDNHISFQCESMGAVEKKLKEMGINHVRAMVEEGGIHVEQLFFHDPDGFMIEICDCDNLPVIPIVGEVARSCSMVNLELLQQRQKIPLVGPSSLRRN, from the exons atgaaggaCAACATGAGGAACCCATTTCATCTGAAATCCTTGAATCACATCTCACTTTTGTGCAGATCAGTTGAGGAATCCATTGATTTCTACCAGAATGTTCTTGGGTTTGTTCCAATTCGAAGGCCTGGATCCTTTGATTTTGATGGGGCAtg GTTGTTCGGGTATGGAATTGGAATCCATCTATTGCAATCGGAGGATCCGGAAAAGATGCCCAAGAAACACGAAATCAACCCCAAAGACAACCATATCTCTTTCCAG TGTGAGAGCATGGGTGCGGTGGAGAAGAAGCTGAAGGAGATGGGGATTAATCATGTGCGGGCGATGGTAGAGGAAGGTGGGATTCATGTGGAACAGCTATTCTTCCATGACCCAGATGGGTTCATGATCGAGATATGTGATTGTGATAATCTGCCTGTGATACCAATAGTTGGAGAGGTGGCAAGATCATGTTCAATGGTGAATTTGGAGTTATTGCAGCAGCGGCAGAAGATACCACTTGTCGGTCCATCATCTCTGAGAAGAAATTAG
- the LOC119991333 gene encoding O-fucosyltransferase 13 isoform X1 yields MIAVSVKPLFVAIFTLSLVLAIILLSPSNPLSQDLVSSNSLVGKVDIWNVRRMVEWRPCKWWLQGNPTPLPMESNGYIRVDCYGGLNQMRRDLCDGVGVARLLNATLVLPKFQVAAYWNESSGFADVFDVDYFIQQLNGFVKVVKELPSEIASKEPFHVDCSKRKGQFDYVESVLPSLIEHRFISLTPQVVQRRDRYPKYAKAALCQACYSALRLTKSLEKKGSELHQAIPKPFLSLHLRFEPDMVAYSQCEYAGLSPASMEAIEAARGDDRKPWTGELARIWRKRGKCPLTPNETALTLQALSIPTNTHIYLAAGDGIMEIEGLTSVYSNVVTKAALLSNEDFTTMHGNTKAALDYYVSINSDSYVATYFGNMDKMVAAMRAFKGLNKTLFLSRKAFAELTFQGLKGEELMQALWEAHKEDFERGRGSALPDCFCEFKL; encoded by the exons ATGATCGCGGTTTCTGTGAAACCCTTATTCGTTGCAATCTTCACGCTTTCTCTCGTTCTTGCCATCATTCTCCTCTCTCCTTCCAATCCACTCTCTCAAGACTTAGTTTCTTCCAATTCACTCGT GGGTAAGGTGGATATATGGAATGTTCGGAGAATGGTGGAATGGAGGCCTTGCAAATGGTGGCTTCAGGGGAATCCCACTC CTCTCCCAATGGAAAGTAATGGTTATATACGTGTGGATTGCTATGGTGGACTCAATCAGATGAGAAGAGAT TTGTGTGATGGTGTTGGAGTGGCGCGTCTTTTGAATGCGACATTAGTTTTGCCAAAATTTCAAGTGGCAGCATATTGGAATGAATCAAG TGGGTTTGCAGATGTATTTGATGTTGATTACTTCATTCAACAGTTGAATGGCTTCGTAAAAGTTGTCAAAGAATTGCCTTCAGAAATTGCATCAAAAGAACCGTTTCATGTTGACTGTAGCAAACGCAAAGGCCAGTTTGACTACGTTGAAAGTGTGCTTCCATCCCTAATCGAACATCGTTTCATTTCACTAACACCACAAGTGGTTCAAAGGAGAGACAG GTACCCCAAATATGCAAAAGCTGCACTTTGTCAAGCTTGTTACAGTGCATTACGCCTCACTAAATCCTTGGAGAAGAAAGGCTCTGAGCTTCATCAAGCTATACCCAAACCCTTTCTCTCACTTCACCTTCGGTTTGAACCTGACATGGTAGCGTACAGCCAGTGTGAGTATGCTGGCCTTTCTCCTGCCTCCATGGAAGCTATTGAAGCTGCACGAGGAGATGATAGAAAACCATGGACTGGTGAGTTAGCCCGCATATGGAGAAAACGAGGGAAATGTCCTCTTACCCCTAATGAGACAGCCCTAACACTTCAGGCACTTTCTATCCCtacaaacacacatatatatcttgcCGCAGGGGATGGCATAATGGAAATTGAAGGACTAACTTCAGTTTACTCAAATGTAGTCACCAAAGCTGCCCTACTTAGTAATGAGGATTTCACTACCATGCATGGTAACACAAAAGCTGCCTTGGATTATTACGTATCTATTAACAGCGATTCATACGTGGCAACTTATTTTGGGAACATGGATAAGATGGTTGCGGCTATGCGAGCTTTCAAGGGGTTGAATAAAACTCTTTTTTTAAGCAGAAAAGCTTTTGCAGAGCTTACTTTTCAGGGTTTGAAAGGAGAGGAGTTGATGCAGGCATTGTGGGAGGCTCACAAAGAAGATTTTGAAAGAGGAAGAGGTTCTGCCTTGCCCGACTGCTTCTGCGAATTCAAATTGTAA
- the LOC119990755 gene encoding F-box only protein 6-like isoform X2, translated as MHTSATPNVQIAVTCGSLNQNTFARKMWNCLPFDLLSKIFSLLAPDSLARARSVCGHWHESGKLNPLTTTRNFPAWFVGMPARNRGQYCYIHNPGMDTWHELHLNFLPDPVRYVASVDSLILLKYSHSTILKLGLCNPFTRQFRQLPLLNVARTNPAVGVLVMGRGPFPFFQVYVAGGMSDLPSGSATYESTLEMYNSRNDTWQIVGSMPMEFAVRLTVWTPNECVYSNGVLYWMTSARAYSVMGFEIGPNIWIELRVPMADRLEFAALVERNGRLTLVGGTCGSDACVWELSEGYSWVLIDKVPIELSVKLVGDKRNWCGAKCVGSKGAICLYRDLGSGMIVWREVGENGMWEWNWVDGCCFVRGKQVHNMQIKGVLLYPDLATSCNEMCK; from the exons ATGCACACATCTGCAACACCAAATGTACAAATCGCAGTCACATGTGGGTCTCTTAATCAAAACACCTTCGCAA GAAAAATGTGGAACTGCCTTCCCTTCGATCTCCTGTCCAAAATCTTCTCTTTGCTCGCTCCAGACTCTCTGGCGCGTGCGAGGTCAGTTTGTGGGCATTGGCACGAGTCTGGAAAGTTGAATCCTTTAACGACGACCCGGAATTTCCCGGCATGGTTTGTGGGGATGCCCGCCCGGAATCGAGGTCAGTACTGCTACATTCACAATCCGGGTATGGATACTTGGCATGAACTCCATCTCAACTTCTTACCCGACCCGGTAAGGTATGTTGCCTCTGTTGATAGTCTTATCCTCTTAAAATACTCGCATTCGACAATTCTTAAATTGGGTTTATGTAATCCGTTCACAAGGCAGTTCCGGCAGCTGCCATTATTGAACGTCGCCAGAACTAACCCAGCTGTGGGAGTTCTGGTCATGGGCCGAGGCCCATTTCCCTTTTTCCAAGTCTACGTGGCTGGTGGGATGTCTGATTTGCCATCTGGCAGCGCCACATATGAGTCCACATTAGAAATGTACAACTCCAGGAATGACACGTGGCAAATAGTTGGATCCATGCCCATGGAGTTCGCGGTAAGGCTAACGGTTTGGACTCCCAATGAGTGTGTGTACTCAAACGGGGTACTCTATTGGATGACCTCAGCCCGGGCCTATAGCGTAATGGGCTTCGAGATTGGGCCGAATATATGGATCGAGCTTCGTGTGCCAATGGCAGACCGGCTCGAGTTTGCGGCCCTAGTAGAGCGCAATGGGAGGTTGACACTTGTCGGCGGCACGTGTGGGAGTGACGCTTGTGTTTGGGAGTTAAGTGAGGGATATAGTTGGGTTTTAATTGATAAGGTGCCAATTGAGTTGAGTGTGAAGCTTGTGGGGGATAAGAGAAATTGGTGTGGTGCTAAATGTGTTGGAAGCAAAGGTGCAATTTGTTTGTATAGGGACCTTGGATCAGGAATGATTGTTTGGAGAGAAGTTGGAGAGAATGGTATGTGGGAGTGGAATTGGGTAGATGGGTGTTGTTTTGTTAGAGGGAAACAAGTGCATAATATGCAAATAAAAGGTGTGCTTTTGTACCCTGATCTTGCTACCTCATGTAATGAAATGTGCAAATGA
- the LOC119990624 gene encoding biotin carboxyl carrier protein of acetyl-CoA carboxylase isoform X1 — protein MASFLVSGGLGASNVKLLKLDFGRSRVGNVQQRNDLGAWFGQRPSKHARLTMSRHSDKPQRVRCSPSLVAETATSLADGDKDTKSSPLTSQLIPNSSEVESLLTEICNTTSVAEFELNLGGFRLYVLRDLAAKDLPPPPPSPAPVSVNTTAESPNSNEPVSTQSLALVKPATSSVRIQTFLERAADEGLVILPSPKVGFFRRSRTIKGKRAPPSCKEKQIVKEGQVVCYIEQLGGEIPIESDVSGEVIKILPKDGDPIGYGDALVAILPSFPGIKKLQ, from the exons TTCTTGTTTCAGGTGGCTTAGGAGCTTCAAATGTTAAGCTCTTGAAGTTAGACTTTGGTAGATCAAGAGTTGGTAACGTACAACAAAGGAATGACTTGGGAGCATGGTTTGGCCAGAGACCATCGAAACATGCAAGGTTGACTATGTCGCGGCATTCTGATAAACCGCAGAGAGTACGTTGCTCTCCATCGCTGGTAGCTGAGA CTGCTACAAGTTTGGCTGATGGTGACAAAGATACTAAATCATCTCCTTTGACAAGCCAGCTCATTCCAAATTCATCTGAG GTGGAATCTCTTCTTACAGAAATATGCAATACAACTTCGGTTGCAGAATTTGAATTGaat CTTGGTGGATTTCGGCTATATGTGCTGAGGGACTTGGCTGCGAAAGATttacctccacctcctcctagTCCTGCTCCTGTCAGCGTAAATACTACTGCGGAGTCACCCAATTCCAATGAGCCAGTTTCTACTCAATCTTTGGCTCTTGTCAAACCTGCAACTTCTTCTGTGAGGATTCAGACATTTCTTGAGAGAGCTGCAGATGAAGGCTTGGTAATTCTCCCATCTCCAAAG GTGGGGTTTTTCAGGAGATCTCGGACTATCAAGGGAAAGCGTGCTCCACCTTCGTGCAAAGAG AAGCAAATAGTGAAGGAGGGTCAAGTGGTTTGCTACATTGAACAGCTTGGTGGTGAAATTCCAATTGAG TCGGATGTGTCTGGAGAGGTCATCAAAATACTACCCAAAGATGGGG ATCCTATTGGATATGGTGACGCGCTTGTTGCAATTCTTCCATCTTTTCCTGGTATTAAAAAGCTTCAGTAG
- the LOC119990755 gene encoding uncharacterized protein LOC119990755 isoform X1: protein MHTSATPNVQIAVTCGSLNQNTFASGSPLATDPNTYLIFSYNALFNYCTASQITISSCSSGKMWNCLPFDLLSKIFSLLAPDSLARARSVCGHWHESGKLNPLTTTRNFPAWFVGMPARNRGQYCYIHNPGMDTWHELHLNFLPDPVRQFRQLPLLNVARTNPAVGVLVMGRGPFPFFQVYVAGGMSDLPSGSATYESTLEMYNSRNDTWQIVGSMPMEFAVRLTVWTPNECVYSNGVLYWMTSARAYSVMGFEIGPNIWIELRVPMADRLEFAALVERNGRLTLVGGTCGSDACVWELSEGYSWVLIDKVPIELSVKLVGDKRNWCGAKCVGSKGAICLYRDLGSGMIVWREVGENGMWEWNWVDGCCFVRGKQVHNMQIKGVLLYPDLATSCNEMCK from the exons ATGCACACATCTGCAACACCAAATGTACAAATCGCAGTCACATGTGGGTCTCTTAATCAAAACACCTTCGCAAGTGGGTCGCCACTCGCCACAGATCCCAATACATATTTGATATTCTCATACAACGCACTCTTCAATTATTGCACTGCTTCACAAATCACGATCTCTTCTTGCTCATCAGGAAAAATGTGGAACTGCCTTCCCTTCGATCTCCTGTCCAAAATCTTCTCTTTGCTCGCTCCAGACTCTCTGGCGCGTGCGAGGTCAGTTTGTGGGCATTGGCACGAGTCTGGAAAGTTGAATCCTTTAACGACGACCCGGAATTTCCCGGCATGGTTTGTGGGGATGCCCGCCCGGAATCGAGGTCAGTACTGCTACATTCACAATCCGGGTATGGATACTTGGCATGAACTCCATCTCAACTTCTTACCCGACCCGGTAAG GCAGTTCCGGCAGCTGCCATTATTGAACGTCGCCAGAACTAACCCAGCTGTGGGAGTTCTGGTCATGGGCCGAGGCCCATTTCCCTTTTTCCAAGTCTACGTGGCTGGTGGGATGTCTGATTTGCCATCTGGCAGCGCCACATATGAGTCCACATTAGAAATGTACAACTCCAGGAATGACACGTGGCAAATAGTTGGATCCATGCCCATGGAGTTCGCGGTAAGGCTAACGGTTTGGACTCCCAATGAGTGTGTGTACTCAAACGGGGTACTCTATTGGATGACCTCAGCCCGGGCCTATAGCGTAATGGGCTTCGAGATTGGGCCGAATATATGGATCGAGCTTCGTGTGCCAATGGCAGACCGGCTCGAGTTTGCGGCCCTAGTAGAGCGCAATGGGAGGTTGACACTTGTCGGCGGCACGTGTGGGAGTGACGCTTGTGTTTGGGAGTTAAGTGAGGGATATAGTTGGGTTTTAATTGATAAGGTGCCAATTGAGTTGAGTGTGAAGCTTGTGGGGGATAAGAGAAATTGGTGTGGTGCTAAATGTGTTGGAAGCAAAGGTGCAATTTGTTTGTATAGGGACCTTGGATCAGGAATGATTGTTTGGAGAGAAGTTGGAGAGAATGGTATGTGGGAGTGGAATTGGGTAGATGGGTGTTGTTTTGTTAGAGGGAAACAAGTGCATAATATGCAAATAAAAGGTGTGCTTTTGTACCCTGATCTTGCTACCTCATGTAATGAAATGTGCAAATGA